One window of the Podospora pseudocomata strain CBS 415.72m chromosome 7, whole genome shotgun sequence genome contains the following:
- a CDS encoding hypothetical protein (BUSCO:EOG09263A3Y; EggNog:ENOG503NVBH; COG:S), with product MAESRRGHPNLSVRLPQPGASVALPDLPPVSALFLIDFDVKAGYTIVWKRAVPGLELEGAVEYKSLPSGLHTVTDDLIYFVHDASHAGLSAFINTPTDEEETRHARMIAVGVLVPLSYGRLGRAWRHAEGLKEMASKLVQDRKQTQILEEYWERNGARETSAPQPLKDEPLASPALSFRAVRPPLGRGHTRNRSASDGTALIPPGHRLSPYHPAWSLTSLLDTFGPLIFPVHRAALLRKRILISCHAPVHEVCNFVYDISVLSNIPLSICDVIDPSAPVQRLRPLFTIGVHDISYLMEHQAAMKKRPNQDDQHFDPSEDSTSGWVACTTDSILAMKGDLWDMLITLPPVYSSNAKERAWPTIECPKGVPVKATQRDLRRFRTLRAGLAHLAAAAEVSHSASQPQPEVQTPDEAPTPSAPAIRLSKPAATSSSRPGTSSGNHPRQAMIISDEDADQIVEPTTWAALAYNGFMWWASAGEKRHSDEIDEQSHDASLLADLGPPMSPSMTAVPQRRPSFGTAVSGTMIDSLSSLTARKPGEDAEEDDEKAGVELAIIAYFHRLTTGILRVLAEIVDSGDDDDLMSLDLDYGETPGGGGGGREGGG from the exons ATGGCCGAATCCCGTCGCGGACACCCGAACCTATCCGTACGGCTGCCGCAGCCCGGCGCCTCGGTCGCTCTACCCGATCTCCCTCCCGTCTCTGCTCTTTTTTTGATCGATTTCGACGTCAAGGCCGGCTACACCATCGTCTGGAAACGGGCCGTTCCCGGTCTCGAGCTCGAGGGCGCTGTCGAATACAAGAGCTTGCCGTCGGGCTTGCACACCGTCACCGACGACCTCATCTACTTTGTCCACGATGCCAGCCACGCCGGGCTCAGCGCGTTTatcaacacccccaccgatgaggaggaaacACGTCATGCGCGCATGATTGCTGTGGGTGTCTTGGTGCCGCTAAGCTATGGCCGTCTGGGGAGGGCATGGCGCCATGCcgaggggttgaaggagatggcCAGCAAGCTGGTTCAGGATCGCAAGCAGACGCAAATACTGGAGGAGTACTGGGAGAGAAACGGCGCGCGCGAGACGTCGGCGCCGCAGCCATTGAAGGATGAACCTCTGGCCTCCCCCGCGCTTAGCTTTAGGGCTGTCCGTCCGCCGCTGGGGAGAGGCCATACTAGGAATAGGTCTGCTTCGGATGGCACCGCCCTGATACCTCCCGGACACAGGCTGTCGCCTTATCATCCGGCGTGGAGTTTGACGTCGTTGCTGGATACGTTTGGGCCGCTGATCTTTCCGGTTCATCGTGCCGCCCTGTTGCGCAAGCGCATTTTGATTTCTTGCCATGCACCGGTGCATGAAGTTTGCAATTTTG TGTATGATATTTCTGTCTTGTCCAACATTCCCCTGTCCATCTGCGACGTGATAGACCCATCAGCACCTGTACAGCGTTTGCGACCTCTTTTTACCATCGGTGTGCATGATATCTCGTATCTTATGGAACACCAGGCCGCCATGAAAAAGCGCCCTAATCAAGACGATCAGCATTTTGATCCGTCCGAGGACTCTACCTCGGGCTGGGTAGCCTGCACCACAGACAGCATTCTCGCTATGAAGGGGGATCTCTGGGACATGCTGATCACCCTGCCCCCAGTCTACTCGAGCAACGCCAAGGAAAGGGCATGGCCAACAATCGAATGCCCCAAGGGCGTCCCGGTAAAGGCCACCCAGCGCGACCTCCGCCGTTTCCGCACTCTCCGAGCAGGCCTGGCGCACCTCGCCGCTGCAGCAGAAGTCTCTCACTCTGCgtcacaaccccaaccagaGGTGCAAACCCCAGACGaagcacccaccccctccgcgCCAGCCATCCGCCTATCCAAACCCGCagctacctcctcctcgagaccAGGGACATCAAGTGgcaaccacccccgccaaGCAATGATCATATCCGACGAAGACGCCGACCAAATCGTCGAACCAACCACCTGGGCTGCGTTGGCCTACAACGGCTTCATGTGGTGGGCTTCGGCCGGTGAAAAAAGACACTCTGATGAAATCGACGAGCAAAGCCACGACGCCAGTCTGCTTGCTGATTTGGGGCCGCCCATGTCGCCTTCCATGACTGCTGTGCCGCAACGGAGGCCGAGTTTTGGGACGGCGGTTTCGGGGACAATGATTGATAGTTTGTCGTCCTTGACAGCAAGAAAACCGGGGGAGGacgcggaggaggatgatgagaaggcgGGGGTGGAGCTGGCGATTATTGCGTATTTCCACAGGTTGACGACGGGGAttttgagggtgttggccgaGATTGTGGACtcgggggatgatgatgatttgatGAGTCTGGATTTGGATTATGGGGAGACgcctgggggtgggggtggcggaagggaagggggaggatga
- the PTM1 gene encoding Membrane protein ptm1 (EggNog:ENOG503NXD6; COG:U; BUSCO:EOG092625OH): MRGWASTLFLLASSAWTAKALEIALDQTDENRQRCAGMYDKQAWGGPVDPFILVKFTDVGKDSGPDPITSLLIVEWKDTDYIGVGQEGGGREAICRPKDVEMGYCKEAQLGEFILAPNATEKSENLILTKAVHLKKASPINYPITKTGYYCVITDQFTDNDYEAIVEFRNAYGELPATQIPKLPFYGGITILYALVLVYWGFLYYQHRTDILAVQNYITAILIFLVVEMLMTWGFYDYLNRHGSNLGSKILLVVVAVLNAARNSFSFFLLLIVCMGYGVVKPTLGKTMIYVRWLAIAHFVFGIVYAVTSLVITPDNAGPFVLLIVFPLAGTLTAFYVWTLNSLNFTLKDLRERKQHVKETMYKKLWWGILISIIVIFAFFFFNSFTFASASDPDFVPFHWKSRWFILDGWLNIVYFADVAWIAYVWRPTANNKRFAMSDEIAQEDDGTFEIANLDIGNPDESDDEDEEQRIGKNQQQERGFAGASVAGGVLHPPQQSGVASSSSGQGQQQQQRKASPERDSFDGETIFAVGEDGDKFSSDDEDDDSEEEAKLVRGRK; the protein is encoded by the exons atgaGGGGTTGGGCATCCACTTTATTCCTACTGGCGTCGTCCGCATGGACTGCCAAGGCGTTGGAGATCGCATTG GACCAGACAGACGAAAACAGGCAACGATGTGCCGGCATGTACGATAAGCAAGCCTGGGGCGGCCCCGTCGACCCCTTTATCCTCGTCAAGTTCACCGACGTCGGCAAGGACTCGGGACCCGATCCGATCACCAGTCTCCTGATTGTGGAATGGAAGGACACAGACTACATCGGCGTGGGACAAGAGGGTGGCGGTAGGGAAGCCATCTGCCGGCCGAAGGATGTCGAGATGGGATACTGCAAGGAGGCCCAGCTGGGTGAATTCATTCTCGCGCCAAACGCTACCGAAAAGTCCGAAAACTTGATCCTCACCAAGGCCGTCCACCTCAAGAAAGCGAGCCCGATCAActaccccatcaccaagactGGTTACTACTGCGTCATTACCGATCAGTTTACTGACAATGATTACGAGGCTATCGTGGAGTTTAGAAACGCATATGGAGAGCTCCCGGCCACACAGATCCCGAAGCTGCCGTTTTATGGAGGAATAACGATCCTCTATgcgctggtgttggtgtacTGGGGCTTTCTCTACTATCAGCATCGCACCGATATCTTGGCTGTGCAGAACTATATTACAGcaatcctcatcttcctcgtcgtgGAGATGTTGATGACATGGGGATTCTATG ACTATCTCAACAGACATGGGTCAAATCTTGGGTCCAAGATCTTGCTGGTCGTGGTTGCCGTCCTGAACGCTGCGCGCAACTCGTTTTCGTTCTTTCTGCTCCTGATCGTCTGCATGGGTTATGGTGTCGTCAAGCCCACACTCGGCAAGACCATGATCTATGTCCGCTGGCTCGCCATTGCGCACTTTGTCTTTGGCATTGTCTATGCGGTGACAAGTTTAGTCATAACACCCGATAACGCCG GCCCCTTCGTACTCCTGATTGTCTTCCCCCTGGCCGGCACTCTCACAGCCTTCTACGTCTGGACCCTCAACTCGCTCAACTTCACCCTTAAGGACCTCCGCGAGCGCAAGCAGCACGTCAAGGAGACCATGTACAAGAAGCTGTGGTGGGGCATACTGATCTCCATCATTGTcatctttgccttcttcttcttcaactccttcACCTTTGCCTCGGCCAGCGACCCGGATTTTGTGCCCTTCCACTGGAAGAGCAGGTGGTTCATTCTCGACGGCTGGCTTAATATTGTTTACTTTGCCGACGTGGCCTGGATCGCCTATGTCTGGAGGCCGACGGCGAACAACAAGCGCTTCGCCATGAGTGACGAGATTGCGCAGGAGGACGACGGGACGTTTGAGATTGCCAATCTTGATATTGGGAATCCGGATGAgagcgatgatgaggatgaggagcagAGGATTGGGAAgaaccagcagcaggagagaGGGTTTGCTGGGGCGagtgtggctggtggtgtgttgCATCCACCTCAGCAGAGTGGGGttgcttcttcgtcttctgggcaggggcagcagcagcagcagaggaaggCCAGTCCAGAGAGGGACTCGTTTGATGGGGAGACGATTTttgcggttggggaggatggggataaGTTTtcgagtgatgatgaggatgatgatagtgaggaggaggctaagttggtgagggggaggaaataG
- a CDS encoding hypothetical protein (EggNog:ENOG503P0KX), whose amino-acid sequence MNRFLELAMQTVSWMPKLEIMEIGNSGEWTEEKGHACMSRYTFNERDGPMVTWSSTWPAEKELVLSPDLIQKWQVITSHTGHQLKVERKPLVGVGLEWPYQLSCLHVAVVPWLLLKKDILSGLSRFQLISELHSRFRDRELC is encoded by the coding sequence ATGAACAGGTTCCTTGAACTAGCCATGCAAACGGTCAGCTGGATGCCAAAGTTGGAGATAATGGAGATTGGGAATAGCGGGGAGTGGACCGAAGAAAAGGGACATGCCTGTATGTCTCGCTACACCTTCAACGAGAGGGATGGACCGATGGTAACGTGGTCTAGCACTTGGCCAGCCGAAAAGGAGCTCGTGCTGAGCCCGGATTTGATTCAAAAGTGGCAAGTTATAACGTCGCATACCGGCCACCAGCTTAAGGTTGAGAGAAAGCCTTTGGTCGGTGTAGGACTGGAATGGCCCTACCAACTATCGTGCCTCCATGTGGCTGTGGTCCCCTGGCTTCTTCTCAAGAAGGACATTCTAAGCGGATTGTCCAGATTTCAGCTCATCAGCGAGTTGCACTCACGCTTTCGGGATAGGGAGTTGTGTTGA
- a CDS encoding hypothetical protein (COG:S; EggNog:ENOG503PBPX) has protein sequence MASTFSLLHTGTSMNTPSPASLWSHTLLETRVNRRGRGGRPSPVHYSELHVGVKIQRVMLLSSTLDFFRQGLPISELPRTFQDLIVLARAFGVRYMWIDALCIIQDSTEDWEHEGAAMWKVYANSLCTIAATASTSPEDGLFRKRDPVPFTRQIKAPSGHPCRDNHDYHVFDPGFAERCISSGPLQSRGWAFQERIMSPRVLHFADSQMLWECRKETQCEAAPFYTTLLSQKSTKGSIQYQGMRNRLEVTADHDAESSASLSSSTPAVNHVGKEYDVFLDGWKSVVAIYSNCSLTYDEDKLPALAGLAKAFLRDKPARTYLAGMWRENLEGQLGWKVNTPGNRLSTPYRAPSWSCDQCY, from the exons ATGGCAAGCACATTTTCATTGCTACATACCGGAACGAGCATGAATACACCTTCACCAGCCTCACTTTGGTCCCATACTTTG CTTGAGACTCGTGTTAACcggagaggacggggtgGACGCCCGAGCCCAGTACATTACTCTGAGCTACATGTGGGGGTAAAGATTCAACGGGTCATGCTTTTATCTTCAACCTTAGACTTCTTCCGCCAGGGACTGCCGATCAGTGAGCTTCCTCGAACATTTCAGGATCTGATTGTGCTTGCCCGGGCATTCGGCGTTCGTTACATGTGGATCGATGCCCTCTGCATCATCCAGGACTCTACTGAAGACTGGGAGCACGAAGGTGCCGCCATGTGGAAGGTTTACGCGAATTCGCTTTGCACAATTGCAGCTACCGCCTCTACAAGTCCAGAAGATGGCTTGTTTCGGAAGAGAGACCCCGTACCATTCACTCGACAGATCAAGGCTCCTAGCGGACATCCATGTCGCGACAATCATGATTATCATGTTTTCGATCCAGGCTTCGCAGAAAGGTGTATTTCCAGTGGGCCATTACAGTCAAGAGGCTGGGCATTCCAGGAGCGAATCATGTCGCCACGGGTTCTTCATTTTGCAGACAGCCAGATGTTGTGGGAATGTCGCAAAGAGACCCAGTGCGAAGCAGCTCCTTTCTATACGACTCTTCTGTCCCAGAAGAGCACAAAAGGGTCAATCCAATATCAAGGAATGAGGAACAGACTGGAAGTGACTGCGGACCACGACGCGGAATCGTCTGCCTCCTTATCTTCGTCGACGCCTGCGGTAAACCATGTTGGGAAAGAATATGATGTGTTTCTGGATGGTTGGAAATCAGTTGTCGCGATCTACTCAAACTGTAGCTTGACCTATGACGAGGACAAGCTACCTGCTTTGGCGGGCCTAGCCAAGGCATTTCTACGAGACAAACCAGCTCGCACGTATCTTGCAGGCATGTGGAGAGAGAATCTTGAAGGGCAGTTAGGCTGGAAGGTGAACACTCCGGGAAACAGACTCTCCACTCCTTACCGCGCACCTTCGTGGTCCTGTGACCAGTGCTATTGA
- a CDS encoding hypothetical protein (EggNog:ENOG503P9A3), producing MRAALSLLALAATTLGANIPRGKKWETVVTEVVVTYTTVCPVTETYTKPGHTYTTTYTTTSTVKTVKPTTIVVTETGPAVTKTADEVVYTTLTSLCPVTETTVVDGSTVEVTWTSTSTIIKVAPTEVVVTQTAPPVTKTNAAVVVTTLTELCPVTETTVVDGSTIEITWTSTSTIVTKVAQTETVYTTSLVTEYETTDVYETVTCPETTYTTVIEGETVKVTKTNTITKAVTDVHYVTEIIPVTITEQVDYIATVPVTDRKTVTGYSTVVVSASNIIYTSEPLPPTTIIIPTSVTAAPIPTTTPNNGTAPIQTAGANANNKAPAAAFIAGLFGALAML from the exons ATGAGAGCAGCTctttccctcctcgccctcgcggCCACCACCCTTGGCGCCAACATCCCCCGGGGTAAGAAGTGGGAGACCGTGGTCACCGAGGTTGTCGTGACCTACACTACCGTCTGCCCCGTCACCGAGACCTACACCAAGCCTGGTCACacatacaccaccacctacaccaccaccagcaccgtcAAGACCGTCAAGCCCACAACAATTGTGGTTACCGAGACTGGCCCTGCCGTGACCAAGACTGCCGATGAGGTCGTCTACACCACCCTCACTTCCCTCTGCCCTGTCACTGAGACCACTGTCGTCGATGGCTCTACTGTCGAGGTGACCTGGACCTCCActtccaccatcatcaaggtTGCTCCCACCGAGGTTGTTGTTACCCAGACTGCTCCTCCAGTGACCAAGACCAACGCTGCTGTCGTTGTTACCACTCTCACTGAGCTCTGCCCTGTCACCGAGACCACTGTTGTCGATGGCTCCACCATCGAGATCACCTGGACCTCGACTTCGACCATTGTCACCAAGGTTGCCCAGACCGAGACTGTCTACACCACGTCCCTGGTCACCGAGTATGAGACTACTGATGTCTACGAGACTGTCACCTGCCCCGAGACCACCTACACCACTGTCATCGAGGGCGAGACTGTCAAGGtcaccaagaccaacac TATCACCAAGGCTGTCACCGATGTTCACTACGTGACTGAGATCATCCCGGTCACCATCACGGAGCAGGTCGATTACATTGCCACTGTTCCCGTCACTGACCGCAAGACTGTCACCGGTTACTCCACCGTTGTCGTCTCGgccagcaacatcatctACACCTCGGAGCCCCTGCCTCctaccaccatcatcatccccacctCGGTCACCGCTGCCCCCATCCctaccaccactcccaacaACGGCACCGCCCCCATTCAGACTGCCGGtgccaacgccaacaacaaggccCCTGCCGCGGCCTTCATTGCTGGTCTCTTTGGTGCTCTTGCCATGCTCTGA
- a CDS encoding hypothetical protein (EggNog:ENOG503P2MV; COG:S): MVYCGKPSKGCSNCRDRKIRCDQRAPGCGQCEKRHQTCPGYRNLVDLMFRDESSHVIKKAKARARKKGNLIVEPSTPSGSEGRLSVTPEPRGKPSVTIVVPATPAPTSPADSDAWGFDDSLLMSPESGSWPTTPPAMALYNIPAVCQEHGFAFFFSRFVTAHETACHQKFDFVREVWKPSRTKRERQVDSVLASLTAVGLMGMASLQRRNDLMDAARKSYGVALGLTKDALKDPAEAVKDSTMLSILILGVFEMMAESPARARTVTAFQEHVNGAAALARIRGPAQFQTRAGRRMFSMLCQRVVISCAMKDMPMPQHLKELWHEMAKTLEPEDPTRHLMPLVWRVLQLRHDIKNHVLTDPEIIVEQILSIENDLEKVTDNMAPSWRYRQFKVTQHHDAVFEGYCHLYPSLHHANIWNCIRTTRILILETILSQISEDFSSFNPRLNSSRYIEEYNHARRKLKRLVYDICASVPQHLGLMDPVDGSIGSQDEDDTSARIATVEVRETPSPPTSPSSRSCDSTSPSEPRRHLAGLTILDVTKARDEDDEAERYMLLVSATSTVVWPLYLVGMSTACTEEMKHWVVGRLRMVTMETGIKQADALANLIADEGGVGGVDWIDPTLEQTMGGDGLLLSPDMLSHDGWGNGGGLYGLGLSPLQVPMEYMGDDFGVGVGGGDLVWV, translated from the exons ATGGTCTATTGTGGGAAGCCAAGTAAAGGATGCTCCAACTGTCGTGATCGAAAGATTCGC TGTGATCAGAGAGCACCAGGATGCGGCCAGTGCGAAAAGAGGCATCAGACATGCCCTGGCTATCGAAATCTAGTGGATCTCATGTTCCGCGATGAGAGCTCCCacgtcatcaagaaggccaaggcgaGGGCCCGCAAGAAGGGGAATCTGATCGTCGAGCCATCAACACCGTCTGGATCCGAGGGGAGGTTGTCAGTCACACCAGAACCTCGGGGAAAGCCATCGGTAACGATAGTAGTTCCCGCCACGCCAGCCCCAACCAGTCCCGCAGATTCGGATGCATGGGGATTCGACGACAGCCTACTGATGTCACCAGAATCGGGAAGctggccaacaacacctcccgCCATGGCACTCTACAACATTCCGGCGGTATGCCAGGAACACGGctttgccttcttcttttcacgATTTGTGACAGCACACGAAACGGCCTGTCACCAGAAATTCGACTTTGTCCGAGAAGTCTGGAAGCCCTCCCGGACCAAGCGGGAGCGGCAGGTCGACTCTGTCCTCGCCAGCTTGACAGCGGTGGGACTGATGGGCATGGCTAGTTTACAACGGAGGAACGATCTGATGGATGCTGCGAGGAAGTCGTACGGGGTAGCGTTGGGACTGACCAAGGATGCGTTGAAAGATCCGGCAGAGGCGGTCAAGGACAGCACCATGCTTTCCATCTTGATCCTCGGTGTCTTTGAAATGATGGCCGAGAGCCCAGCGCGAGCACGAACAGTCACTGCTTTCCAGGAGCATGTCAACGGTGCTGCCGCCTTGGCTAGAATACGAGGACCAGCCCAGTTCCAGACCCGAGCCGGAAGACGAATGTTTTCGATGCTCTGCCAAAGAGTTGTGATCAGCTGCGCAATGAAAGATATGCCTATGCCACAACACTTGAAGGAGCTTTGGCATGAGATGGCCAAGACTCTGGAGCCTGAGGACCCTACCAGACACCTCATGCCCCTGGTGTGGCGGGTTCTTCAACTCCGTCACGATATCAAGAATCATGTCCTTACCGATCCAGAGATCATTGTCGAGCAAATCCTCTCTATCGAGAACGACCTCGAAAAAGTGACAGACAACATGGCCCCGTCATGGCGATACCGTCAGTTCAAGGTAACCCAGCACCACGACGCCGTCTTCGAGGGCTACTGCCACCtatacccctccctccaccacgCCAACATCTGGAATTGCATCCGGACTACCCGCATTCTGATACTGGAGACCATTCTGTCTCAAATATCCGAGGACTTTTCCTCTTTCAACCCACGTCTCAATTCGAGCCGCTACATCGAAGAGTACAACCACGCCCGCCGTAAACTCAAACGCCTCGTCTACGATATCTGCGCCTCGGTCCCCCAACACCTAGGACTAATGGACCCAGTAGACGGCTCCATCGGCTCccaagacgaagacgacacCTCCGCCCGCATCGCCACCGTCGAGGTCCGCGAGACCCCCAgcccaccaacctcgccttcctctcgATCGTGCGACTCCACCAGCCCTTCCGAACCCCGCCGTCACCTCGCCGGCCTGACAATCCTCGACGTGACAAAAGCCcgcgacgaagacgacgaagcAGAGCGGTACATGCTCCTCGTATCAGCAACCAGCACCGTCGTCTGGCCGTTGTATCTGGTGGGGATGAGCACTGCTTGCACCGAAGAAATGAAACACTGGGTTGTGGGAAGACTGAGAATGGTGACGATGGAGACGGGGATCAAGCAGGCGGATGCGCTGGCTAATCTTATTGctgatgaggggggtgttggcggggTGGACTGGATTGATCCTACTTTGGAGCAGACAatggggggagatgggctgttgttgtcgcCGGATATGCTATCGCATGATGGGTGGGGGaatggaggggggttgtatgGATTGGGGTTGTCGCCGTTGCAGGTGCCGATGGAGTATATGGGGGATGattttggggtgggggttggggggggggatttggtttgggtttga
- the cyp8 gene encoding cyclophilin peptidyl-prolyl cis-trans isomerase Cyp8 (COG:O; EggNog:ENOG503NUAM) — protein sequence MGKGTDKLYITHSEWSSADAYGASVGANAGSRAQRTGAHASFKRLPFNFCAASLQPFKNPVCTADGTIFDVEVISAWLEKKGTNPVDGKPLSAKDLIKLNFARNADTNDSNDRNGIPTDGKGDFIDPVTFKVFTDNTHIVAIRHGNYANVFAWETVERMNIKPKMWRDLVDDAEFGRKDIITLQDPQNAASRDLSQFKHIQDGEEAALTPEQAETRKESGINIDALGRIGDKVLRAKEAVARAREARQSASDINQSASSKTLTKSSSSTTTPRQSLIQENQKPSNSAIYTTGAAAASFTSTGLTPSTSGSLALLSEEEYLLKPRRLSNSKHPAYVRISTTLGDLTLELLPEFAPKAVWNFLRLSQKGYYNNTLFHRNIKNFMIQGGDPTGTGRGGTSIWKKTFNDELEGPLKHDKRGVVSMANKGKNTNSSQFFITYREARHLDRKHTVFGRVVDSEGTLAKMEGARVAGDSRPLEDIKIKEVVVLGEGEKEREEEKKKEVERKGGTEDDRTTWTGKRLRGGGGGWEGGVGKYLKEVKGQRQEGEGEGETDTWEEPVKKKTRVRGGGFGNFDGW from the exons ATGGGTAAAGGAACGGACAAGTTATATATCACCCATTCCGAGTGGTCATCCGCCGATGCCTACGGCGCCAGTGTCGGCGCAAATGCAGGATCACGCGCGCAACGAACTGGAGCGCATGCGAGCTTCAAGCGCCTTCCCTTCAACTTTTGCGCCGCCAGTCTCCAACCCTTCAAGAACCCAGTTTGCACCGCCGACGGCACCATCTTCGACGTCGAAGTCATCAGCGCCTGGCTCGAAAAGAAAGGAACGAACCCCGTCGACGGCAAACCACTCTCCGCCAAGGACCTGATCAAGCTCAACTTTGCGCGCAAcgccgacaccaacgacagcAACGATCGCAATGGCATCCCCACCGACGGCAAAGGCGACTTCATCGACCCCGTCACCTTCAAGGTCTTCACCGACAACACCCACATCGTTGCGATCCGCCACGGCAATTACGCCAACGTTTTTGCGTGGGAAACCGTCGAGCGGATGAACATCAAGCCCAAAATGTGGCGCGACCTCGTCGACGACGCCGAGTTCGGTCGCAaagacatcatcaccttgCAAGACCCCCAAAACGCCGCCAGCCGTGATCTCAGCCAGTTTAAACATATTCAagacggcgaggaagccGCACTCACACCAGAACAAGCCGAAACCCGCAAGGAAAGCGGCATCAACATCGACGCCCTGGGAAGAATAGGGGATAAAGTCCTCCGCGCAAAAGAAGCCGTCGCCCGCGCCCGTGAGGCTCGCCAGTCGGCATCAGACATCAACcaatccgcctcctccaaaaccctcaccaaatcttcttcctccaccaccaccccgcgCCAATCCCTCATCCAAGAAAATCAAAAACCCTCCAACTCGGCAATCTACACCaccggtgccgccgccgcctccttcacctccaccggccTCACCCCTTCCACTTCCGGCTCGCTAGCCCTCCTCTCAGAAGAAGAatacctcctcaaaccccgCCGCCTCTCCAACAGTAAACACCCCGCCTACGTCCGCATTTCCACCACCTTGGGGGACCTAACCCTAGAACTCCTCCCCGAATTCGCCCCCAAAGCCGTCTGGAACTTTTTGCGCTTATCCCAGAAAGGATACTACAATAACACACTTTTTCATAGAAACATCAAAAATTTCATGATCCAAGGTGGTGATCCCACTGGTAcggggagaggtgggacgAGTATATGGAAGAAGACGTTTAAtgacgagctggagggtCCGTTGAAGCATGATAAACGCGGGGTGGTGAGCATGGCAAATAAGGGGAAGAACACGAACAGCAGTCAGTTTTTTATCACCTATCGGGAGGCGAGGCATTTGGACAGGAAGCACACcgtttttgggagggtggttgatTCGGAGGGGACACTAGCAAAAATggagggggcgagggtggcgggggatAGTAGGCCTTTGGAGGAtatcaagatcaaggaggtggtggtattg ggagaaggggagaaggagagggaggaggagaagaagaaggaggtggagaggaagggggggacgGAGGATGATAGGACTACTTGGacggggaagaggttgagggggggaggaggggggtgggaagggggggtgggcaaGTATttgaaggaggtgaagggacagagacaagagggggagggggaaggggagacggATACTTGGGAGGAaccggtgaagaagaagacgagggtgcggggaggggggtttgggaatTTTGATGGGTGGTGA